The Psychrilyobacter piezotolerans nucleotide sequence TATAGAGGATAATTCTATAGATAAAGATGAGATAAATGAGGTCAACTTTGAAGTCTTAAAGGAAGTAACGGGGGAATTTGGAGTATTGGAAGTGATAAACTCAGGTTCTGTTTTTGAAATTCCCTCTGAAACGTTGAAAAAAATCAGGGAAGTTGTCAGAGAAAAGAAGATAAAGATCCTGTATTTTGAAGCCTATTACGGTTATATAAAAAGATTGGATGAGATCAGAGATTACTTTGACGGGGTGGAAATAAGGTTTCGTATAGGAGTGGAAACCTTTGATGATAAGTATAGGATAGATTCCTACGGTAAAAACTTTGTGATAGATGAACCTGCCTTAAAAAAATTAAGCAGTGAATTTTATTCAGCTTGTTTACTGGTGTGTACTGCAGGCCAGACCGAGGAAATGATAGCGAAAGATATCGAGACAGGGCTGGAAAACTTTAAACAGATAACTATAAATGTGTTTATAGATAATGGAACAGAGGTAAGGCAGGATAAAAAATTAGTCCACTGGCTTATGGAAAAGTACAGTCATCTAAAAGCTGATCCCCGTGTAGAACTGTTATATGACAATAAAGACTTAGGAGTATTTGAACAATAATAGATCACAACTAACCTTTGATTTCCTCCAAATAAG carries:
- a CDS encoding radical SAM protein; this encodes MRYNKILDKNIREIVLLKSFPCSYGKCKFCNYIEDNSIDKDEINEVNFEVLKEVTGEFGVLEVINSGSVFEIPSETLKKIREVVREKKIKILYFEAYYGYIKRLDEIRDYFDGVEIRFRIGVETFDDKYRIDSYGKNFVIDEPALKKLSSEFYSACLLVCTAGQTEEMIAKDIETGLENFKQITINVFIDNGTEVRQDKKLVHWLMEKYSHLKADPRVELLYDNKDLGVFEQ